Proteins from a single region of Amycolatopsis sp. CA-230715:
- a CDS encoding alpha/beta hydrolase, which translates to MVSLADVKNWKPEVLNEIATTLRQRQQTLVHSGDDFGRLMPMASWTGPAADAAQGTHNRLMTRLMALTAVTSAVSKGLMQASDAIPPVKHAIEAAEELARKYGFTVDANGQVTDDFAGKEPPPEMHPEDRAHVHEQVGADLTQALRTAEDIDNDLDSLFFRAAFGEYADFHQGTVAAAADAGLKEIGLTLPEPPPGATPAQNAAWWATLSKVGQTIYARDNPGIVGKLDGVPVAVRDEANQRVLVRQKESLQKQCDDVQKKIDGLRRTAGGEIVLNDQSEYEDLKSQIDDINGKLGGIKSIEDRLQNAVNGQKAYLLGVNTENAGQAIVSSGNPDEAENVATFVPGTGAKLAEVGDQVARSDLMLRSAQDAGSPSTAVVTWIGYDAPQNIILDSPRSVFADNAERPLHDFQAGLLASHPNDPSHTPPHTTVIGHSYGTTAIGQTARDHGLAADDLVFAGSPGVGVRHADQLHLDNVPPDQVGKHVFSTAAPTDPIPILTNFHTENTDDIDPLGPDPTMPWFGGQSFDADASSPFHSHSDYWEPRSSSLRRMGQVIAGN; encoded by the coding sequence ATGGTCAGCCTCGCCGACGTGAAGAACTGGAAACCCGAAGTCCTCAACGAGATCGCCACCACCCTCCGCCAGCGTCAGCAGACCCTGGTGCACTCCGGCGACGACTTCGGCCGTCTCATGCCGATGGCCAGCTGGACCGGCCCCGCCGCCGACGCCGCCCAAGGAACCCACAACCGGTTGATGACCCGGCTCATGGCGTTGACCGCGGTCACCAGCGCCGTGAGCAAGGGGCTGATGCAGGCTTCCGACGCCATCCCGCCCGTCAAGCACGCGATCGAAGCCGCCGAAGAACTGGCCCGCAAGTACGGCTTCACCGTCGATGCGAATGGCCAGGTCACCGATGACTTCGCCGGGAAAGAGCCGCCTCCGGAGATGCACCCGGAGGACCGCGCCCACGTACACGAGCAGGTGGGCGCCGACCTCACCCAAGCCCTGCGCACCGCCGAGGACATCGACAACGACCTCGACTCGCTCTTCTTCCGGGCCGCCTTCGGCGAATACGCCGACTTCCACCAAGGCACCGTCGCGGCGGCAGCCGACGCGGGCCTGAAAGAAATCGGCCTCACCCTGCCCGAACCCCCGCCCGGCGCGACGCCCGCGCAGAACGCCGCATGGTGGGCCACCCTCTCCAAGGTGGGGCAAACGATCTACGCCAGAGATAATCCGGGCATTGTCGGCAAGCTCGACGGGGTGCCCGTTGCCGTCCGGGACGAAGCGAACCAAAGAGTTCTGGTGCGGCAAAAAGAGTCTTTGCAAAAACAGTGCGACGACGTTCAAAAGAAGATCGACGGCCTGCGTCGAACCGCCGGTGGAGAAATCGTGCTCAACGACCAGTCGGAGTACGAGGACCTCAAATCGCAGATCGATGACATCAATGGCAAACTTGGTGGAATCAAGTCGATTGAAGACAGGTTGCAGAACGCGGTCAACGGTCAGAAGGCTTACCTCCTTGGCGTAAATACCGAGAACGCTGGTCAAGCTATCGTTTCCAGTGGGAATCCCGATGAAGCTGAGAATGTCGCGACGTTCGTCCCCGGCACGGGAGCCAAGCTGGCCGAAGTCGGCGACCAGGTAGCTCGTTCCGACCTCATGCTTCGCTCTGCGCAGGATGCCGGGTCACCGTCAACTGCGGTAGTCACTTGGATCGGCTACGACGCACCCCAGAACATTATCCTCGACTCGCCGCGAAGCGTGTTCGCCGACAACGCGGAGCGGCCTCTGCATGATTTTCAGGCTGGATTGCTGGCGAGTCATCCGAACGACCCTTCACACACACCGCCGCACACCACCGTTATAGGTCACAGTTATGGCACGACAGCGATCGGTCAAACTGCCCGAGATCACGGTCTCGCCGCAGACGATTTGGTATTCGCTGGCAGTCCAGGGGTTGGGGTACGTCACGCGGACCAGCTTCACTTGGACAATGTTCCGCCCGATCAGGTCGGCAAGCATGTATTTTCGACGGCGGCACCCACCGATCCGATACCGATCCTGACGAACTTTCACACCGAAAATACAGACGACATCGATCCGTTGGGGCCGGATCCGACCATGCCCTGGTTCGGAGGCCAGAGCTTCGACGCTGATGCATCAAGCCCATTTCATTCGCACAGCGACTACTGGGAGCCGCGCTCATCCTCGCTTCGTCGAATGGGGCAGGTAATTGCTGGAAACTAA
- a CDS encoding helix-turn-helix domain-containing protein, whose translation MVREQAGRILAANLRVLREQAGMSLSELARRSAIAKGTLSQLESGTGNPTIDTVFSLSNALGVPVSSLLTERADPDVVLVRGGGLEVLSSNAVDLRMLRRMDVTETVFELYDQRVRPGEVQHSDGHPGREHVVVTSGVLRVGPPDSPFELQPGDYVCFPAQNPHIYETIGGPVLSVLLLEYPADAGPPTLGGSCTAGERRG comes from the coding sequence GTGGTCAGGGAGCAGGCTGGGCGGATTCTGGCGGCGAACCTGCGCGTGCTGCGGGAGCAGGCGGGCATGTCGCTGTCCGAGCTGGCGCGGCGGTCCGCCATCGCGAAGGGCACGCTGTCCCAGCTCGAATCGGGCACGGGGAACCCCACGATCGACACGGTGTTCAGTTTGTCGAACGCGTTGGGGGTTCCGGTTTCGAGTCTGCTGACCGAGCGCGCCGATCCGGATGTGGTGCTGGTGCGTGGCGGCGGGCTGGAGGTACTCAGCAGCAACGCGGTCGACCTGCGGATGCTCCGCCGGATGGATGTCACCGAAACCGTCTTCGAGCTGTACGACCAGCGGGTGCGGCCAGGCGAGGTCCAGCACTCGGACGGCCACCCCGGCCGCGAGCACGTCGTCGTCACCTCCGGGGTGCTCCGGGTCGGCCCGCCGGATTCGCCGTTCGAGCTGCAGCCCGGCGACTACGTGTGCTTCCCCGCGCAGAACCCGCACATCTACGAGACGATCGGCGGGCCGGTGCTTTCGGTGCTGCTGCTGGAGTATCCGGCCGACGCGGGGCCGCCGACGCTCGGCGGCTCCTGCACGGCGGGCGAGCGGAGGGGTTGA
- a CDS encoding NAD(P)/FAD-dependent oxidoreductase — MAHPDVVVAGAGVIGAACAEALSAAGLVVTVLDRGAPAGGTTAAGEGNVLVSDKEPGPELDLAKASRRLWPELLEGLRAELGTELADAEWDPKGGLVVSTGEAGPLRDFAAVQRESGVDAQVIGAEEAAELEPLLTKEITAAVWYPEDAQLQPVLAATTLLAAVRARGGTVLSGHTALGVTTSGGSISGVRTNHGVLPCGAVVNACGPWSGEFAAAAGAPIAVLPRRGMVLVTAPLPESVRHKVYDADYVGAVASGDADLQTSTVVESTAAGTVLIGSSRQRVGFDETIRVDVLAELARKAVTLFPFLAAVPVMRAYGGFRPYAPDHLPVIGEDPRLPGLWHATGHEGAGIGLAAATGRLLADLFRGNESIVDHNPFRVDRAEVLA; from the coding sequence GTGGCGCATCCCGACGTGGTGGTCGCCGGTGCCGGGGTGATCGGTGCCGCCTGTGCCGAGGCGCTGAGCGCGGCGGGGCTCGTCGTGACCGTGCTCGATCGCGGCGCGCCCGCGGGCGGCACCACCGCGGCAGGCGAGGGCAACGTGCTGGTGTCCGACAAGGAGCCCGGCCCGGAGCTGGACCTGGCCAAGGCGTCGCGACGGCTGTGGCCGGAACTCCTCGAAGGACTGCGCGCGGAGCTGGGCACCGAACTCGCCGACGCCGAGTGGGATCCCAAGGGCGGCCTCGTCGTCTCGACGGGCGAAGCCGGGCCGCTGCGGGACTTCGCCGCCGTGCAGCGGGAGTCCGGTGTGGACGCACAGGTGATCGGCGCCGAGGAAGCCGCGGAGCTGGAACCGTTGCTCACCAAGGAGATCACCGCCGCCGTCTGGTATCCGGAGGATGCGCAGCTGCAACCGGTGCTCGCGGCGACGACCCTGCTCGCCGCAGTGCGCGCACGGGGCGGCACCGTCCTTTCCGGACACACCGCGCTCGGGGTGACCACCAGCGGCGGGTCGATCAGCGGCGTCCGCACGAACCACGGCGTGCTCCCGTGCGGCGCGGTCGTGAACGCGTGCGGGCCATGGTCCGGTGAGTTCGCCGCGGCGGCGGGCGCGCCGATCGCCGTGCTGCCCAGGCGTGGCATGGTGCTGGTCACCGCGCCGCTGCCGGAATCGGTGCGGCACAAGGTGTACGACGCGGACTACGTGGGCGCGGTCGCGAGCGGTGACGCGGATCTGCAGACCTCGACCGTGGTCGAATCGACGGCCGCGGGCACCGTCCTGATCGGCTCCAGCCGCCAGCGGGTGGGGTTCGACGAAACCATCCGGGTCGACGTCCTCGCGGAGCTGGCGCGCAAGGCGGTGACGCTGTTCCCGTTCCTGGCCGCGGTGCCGGTGATGCGCGCCTACGGCGGATTCCGGCCCTACGCACCGGATCACCTCCCGGTGATCGGCGAGGATCCCCGGCTTCCGGGGCTCTGGCACGCGACCGGTCACGAGGGTGCCGGGATCGGGCTCGCCGCGGCGACCGGGCGGCTGCTCGCCGATCTCTTCCGCGGCAACGAATCCATTGTGGACCACAATCCGTTCCGAGTGGACCGGGCGGAGGTGCTGGCATGA
- a CDS encoding (2Fe-2S)-binding protein: MNVSVDGEPMTAAPGQTVAGLLLAAGRSSWRSTRGGGRPRGVFCGIGVCFDCLVVVNGVPDVRACQRTLADGDRISTQHGAELPS, from the coding sequence ATGAACGTCAGCGTGGACGGCGAGCCGATGACCGCCGCACCGGGGCAGACCGTGGCCGGGCTGCTCCTCGCCGCTGGCCGGTCTTCGTGGCGCAGCACCCGCGGCGGCGGCAGGCCACGCGGCGTGTTCTGCGGGATCGGCGTCTGCTTCGACTGCCTGGTGGTGGTGAACGGCGTGCCGGACGTCCGCGCCTGCCAGCGGACGCTCGCCGACGGCGATCGGATCAGCACCCAGCACGGGGCGGAGCTGCCGTCATGA
- a CDS encoding FAD/NAD(P)-dependent oxidoreductase: protein MTVTVVGAGPAGMAAARTAAEAGADVLLIDSGTKLGGQYHRQNSLYTGEKFALPANVTHLPDTAVWAVEPGPRLHLRTGPADGPGRTGRTIDADALVLATGAYDRALPFPGWDLPGVYTAGAAQAMAKGQRVAVGRRVLLSGTGPFLFPVAESLLGVGAEVLGVLEANHPVTGWLANPGGLLAGAAKAAELGRYLAVLARHRVPYRPRTTVLAAHGEHRVEAVTTARVDRDWRVVPGTEQRVECDAACVGFGFLPQLELAVAAGCALRDGFVDVDFTQRTSVPGVFAAGELTGIGGAVLSEDEGTVAGAAAAGAPVPRRALRGVRAGRRFAAALEAAYPIRSGWRDRLTGDTLVCRCEEVTYRALCDAVEKRDATGVRALKLVSRAGLGQCQGRICGRTVAELTGTETTAFSKRPIAAPVRLGELAEIPKEDKK, encoded by the coding sequence ATGACCGTGACCGTCGTCGGCGCCGGGCCCGCCGGGATGGCCGCCGCGCGCACCGCCGCCGAAGCGGGCGCGGACGTGCTGCTGATCGACTCGGGCACCAAGCTCGGCGGCCAGTATCACCGGCAGAACTCCTTGTACACAGGGGAAAAGTTCGCACTTCCGGCGAACGTGACCCACCTGCCGGACACCGCCGTCTGGGCCGTGGAGCCTGGACCGCGGCTGCACCTGCGCACCGGACCAGCCGACGGACCCGGCCGCACCGGGCGCACGATCGACGCCGACGCGCTCGTGCTGGCCACCGGGGCGTACGACCGCGCACTGCCGTTCCCCGGCTGGGACCTGCCCGGCGTCTACACCGCGGGCGCCGCGCAGGCGATGGCGAAGGGCCAGCGGGTCGCGGTCGGCCGCCGCGTGCTCCTGTCCGGGACGGGGCCGTTCCTGTTCCCGGTGGCCGAATCCCTGCTCGGCGTCGGCGCCGAAGTGCTCGGCGTGCTGGAGGCGAACCACCCGGTGACGGGCTGGCTCGCGAACCCGGGCGGGCTGCTCGCGGGTGCCGCCAAGGCCGCCGAGCTGGGCCGCTACCTCGCCGTGCTGGCACGGCACCGGGTGCCCTACCGGCCGCGGACCACGGTGCTCGCGGCGCACGGCGAACACCGCGTGGAGGCCGTGACGACGGCGCGGGTCGACCGCGACTGGCGCGTGGTCCCCGGCACGGAGCAGCGCGTCGAATGCGACGCCGCCTGCGTCGGCTTCGGGTTCCTCCCCCAGCTCGAACTCGCCGTCGCCGCGGGCTGCGCGCTGCGCGACGGGTTCGTCGACGTGGACTTCACCCAGCGCACCTCGGTGCCGGGCGTGTTCGCGGCGGGCGAGCTGACCGGGATCGGCGGCGCGGTGCTGTCCGAGGACGAAGGCACCGTGGCCGGGGCCGCCGCCGCGGGCGCACCGGTCCCCCGCCGCGCGCTGCGCGGGGTCCGTGCGGGACGGAGGTTCGCGGCCGCGCTCGAAGCCGCCTACCCGATCCGATCCGGCTGGCGCGACCGGCTCACCGGCGACACGCTCGTCTGCCGGTGCGAAGAAGTCACCTACCGCGCGCTGTGCGACGCGGTCGAAAAGCGCGACGCCACCGGTGTCCGCGCGCTGAAGCTCGTCAGCAGGGCCGGGCTCGGGCAGTGCCAGGGCCGGATCTGCGGACGCACCGTCGCCGAGCTGACCGGCACCGAAACCACCGCTTTCTCGAAGCGCCCGATCGCGGCGCCGGTCCGGCTCGGTGAGCTGGCGGAAATCCCCAAGGAGGACAAGAAATGA
- a CDS encoding dihydrodipicolinate synthase family protein, translated as MTQEKLDGVIVATALPYAEDASAPAGLRVDLDRYAEHCRWLIDNGCRGIGPNGSLGEYSSLTSDERRAVARTAIEAVGDDGIVVVGVHGVGAHQAREWAEKAAEDGAHGVLCLPPTMYRANTAEVMHHYEQVAGVGLPVMVYNNPIDTKVDLLPPVVAELAQLPNVVAVKEFSGDVRRVLEIRELAPELTVVAGADDVALEALLMGATGWFAGFPNVFPAESAHLFSLAQQGKLAEARALYEPLVAAFRWDSRTEFVQAIKRGMELVGRFGGPCRPPRGPLSEDKLAALDADMRRAIAHLAAHPVAA; from the coding sequence ATGACGCAGGAAAAGCTCGACGGGGTCATCGTGGCGACCGCGCTGCCCTACGCCGAGGACGCGAGCGCGCCCGCCGGGCTGCGGGTCGACCTCGACCGCTACGCCGAGCACTGCCGCTGGCTGATCGACAACGGCTGCCGCGGCATCGGGCCGAACGGGTCGCTCGGCGAGTACTCCTCGCTCACCTCCGACGAGCGGCGCGCGGTGGCCCGCACCGCGATCGAAGCCGTCGGTGACGACGGCATCGTGGTGGTCGGCGTGCACGGCGTCGGCGCGCACCAGGCGCGCGAGTGGGCCGAGAAGGCGGCCGAGGACGGGGCGCACGGCGTGCTGTGCCTGCCGCCGACGATGTACCGCGCGAACACCGCCGAGGTGATGCACCACTACGAGCAGGTCGCGGGCGTCGGCCTGCCGGTGATGGTCTACAACAACCCGATCGACACCAAGGTGGACCTGCTGCCGCCGGTGGTCGCCGAACTGGCGCAGCTGCCCAACGTGGTCGCGGTCAAGGAGTTCTCCGGCGACGTGCGGCGGGTGCTGGAAATCCGCGAGCTGGCGCCGGAGCTGACCGTGGTCGCCGGTGCCGACGACGTCGCGCTCGAAGCGCTGCTGATGGGCGCGACCGGCTGGTTCGCCGGGTTCCCCAACGTCTTCCCCGCCGAGTCCGCGCACCTGTTCTCCCTTGCCCAGCAAGGAAAACTGGCCGAGGCACGCGCGCTGTACGAACCACTGGTCGCGGCGTTCCGCTGGGATTCGCGCACCGAGTTCGTGCAGGCGATCAAGCGGGGCATGGAACTCGTCGGCCGGTTCGGCGGCCCGTGCCGTCCGCCGAGGGGGCCGCTGTCCGAGGACAAGCTCGCCGCGCTCGACGCCGACATGCGCCGCGCGATCGCGCACCTCGCCGCGCACCCGGTGGCAGCCTGA
- a CDS encoding proline racemase family protein, with translation MRASRYFSAVDSHTEGMPTRVITGGVGVVPGATMAEKRVHFVEHLDHLRELLVNEPRGHAAMSGAILQPPTRGDADWGVIYIEVSGCLPMCGHGTIGVATVLVETGMVEVTEPVTKVRLDTPAGLVVAEVAVTGGRAKAVTIQNVPSFSLRLDAEVDVEGLGTVRYDLAYGGNFYAMVALDDLGIGFDKSQKDRMLTAGLSIMDAINAAEKPVHPADPAITGCKHVQFVAPGKDGSDARNAMAIHPGWFDRSPCGTGTSARMAQLHARGELAIGADFVNESLLGTRFTGRLIEETRVGGLPAVVPTVTGRAWITGMGQYLLDPTDPFPRGFTL, from the coding sequence ATGCGGGCTTCGAGGTACTTCTCGGCGGTCGATTCGCACACCGAGGGCATGCCGACGCGGGTGATCACCGGCGGTGTCGGCGTGGTCCCCGGCGCGACGATGGCCGAAAAGCGCGTGCACTTCGTGGAGCATCTCGACCACCTCCGCGAGCTGCTGGTGAACGAACCGCGCGGGCACGCCGCGATGAGCGGGGCGATCCTGCAGCCGCCGACGCGCGGGGACGCCGACTGGGGCGTCATCTACATCGAGGTGTCCGGGTGCCTGCCGATGTGCGGGCACGGCACGATCGGCGTCGCCACGGTGCTCGTGGAGACCGGGATGGTCGAGGTGACCGAGCCGGTGACGAAGGTGCGGCTCGACACCCCGGCCGGGCTGGTGGTGGCCGAGGTCGCGGTCACCGGCGGTCGTGCGAAAGCGGTGACCATCCAGAACGTGCCCTCGTTCTCGCTGCGTCTCGACGCGGAAGTGGACGTCGAAGGGCTCGGGACGGTCCGATACGACCTGGCCTACGGCGGGAACTTCTACGCGATGGTCGCGCTGGACGATCTCGGTATCGGATTCGACAAGTCCCAAAAGGACCGGATGCTCACCGCCGGACTGTCCATCATGGACGCGATCAACGCGGCGGAGAAACCGGTGCACCCCGCCGATCCCGCGATCACCGGGTGCAAGCACGTCCAGTTCGTCGCGCCGGGCAAGGACGGCAGCGACGCGCGCAACGCGATGGCGATCCACCCCGGCTGGTTCGACCGCTCGCCGTGCGGCACCGGCACGTCCGCGCGGATGGCCCAGCTGCACGCGCGCGGTGAGCTGGCGATCGGCGCGGACTTCGTCAACGAATCGTTGCTGGGCACCAGGTTTACCGGCAGGCTGATCGAGGAAACCCGCGTCGGTGGGCTGCCCGCCGTGGTGCCCACCGTGACCGGCCGCGCGTGGATCACCGGGATGGGCCAGTACCTGCTCGATCCCACCGATCCGTTCCCGAGGGGGTTCACCCTGTGA
- a CDS encoding aldehyde dehydrogenase family protein, with the protein MTRVVSTSPQRPADVVADCPATPAEQVTRTVAESLAAQREWARSAAADRAAALTAMADAVAGHRRELADLVIREVGKPSTEALGEVSRTVAILRYYAQQCFEPVGETYPRAGGLDFTVRRPHGVAGLITPWNFPLAIPVWKAAPALACGNAVVLKPAPAATGCALRLAELFAPHLPEGLFSVVPGLGDAGAALVGSADVVSFTGSGAVGRTVAVAAAERGVPAQCEMGGLNASIVLPDADPDRAAAQIAAAAMGFAGQKCTATKRILVVGDAANFADALVAKVEALGVGDPADEGVAVGPVIDEAARQRVLAAADGKVLTGGGSPGGDGWFASPTVVTGLGQDAPLNTTEVFGPICTLTGVSTVDEALRMANSGTYGLVTALYSNDLDAALSFVDQCESGMVKVNAPTSGVDFHLPFGGEKESGYGGREQGKAALRFYSSSRTVQLG; encoded by the coding sequence GTGACCAGAGTCGTCTCGACCTCTCCGCAGCGCCCCGCCGACGTGGTGGCGGACTGCCCGGCGACACCAGCCGAGCAGGTAACCAGGACCGTCGCGGAAAGCCTTGCGGCACAACGGGAATGGGCGCGGTCTGCGGCGGCCGACCGCGCTGCCGCGCTGACCGCGATGGCGGACGCCGTCGCCGGTCACCGGCGCGAGCTGGCCGATCTCGTGATCCGCGAGGTCGGCAAGCCGAGCACCGAAGCGCTCGGCGAAGTCAGCCGCACGGTGGCCATCCTGCGGTACTACGCGCAGCAGTGCTTCGAGCCGGTCGGCGAAACCTACCCCCGCGCCGGCGGGCTGGACTTCACCGTCCGGCGGCCGCACGGGGTGGCCGGGCTGATCACGCCGTGGAACTTTCCGCTCGCCATCCCGGTATGGAAGGCGGCCCCGGCGCTGGCGTGCGGCAACGCGGTCGTGCTCAAACCGGCGCCTGCCGCGACCGGATGCGCGCTGCGGCTGGCGGAACTGTTCGCCCCGCACCTGCCCGAAGGGCTGTTCTCGGTGGTGCCCGGCCTCGGCGACGCGGGCGCGGCGCTGGTCGGTTCGGCCGACGTCGTGTCGTTCACCGGCTCGGGCGCGGTCGGCCGCACGGTGGCGGTGGCCGCGGCGGAACGCGGGGTCCCCGCGCAGTGCGAAATGGGCGGGCTCAACGCGTCGATCGTGCTGCCCGACGCCGATCCCGACCGGGCGGCGGCGCAGATCGCGGCGGCCGCGATGGGGTTCGCGGGCCAGAAGTGCACCGCGACCAAACGGATCCTCGTGGTGGGCGATGCCGCGAACTTCGCGGACGCGCTGGTGGCGAAGGTCGAAGCGCTCGGCGTCGGCGATCCCGCCGACGAGGGGGTCGCGGTCGGCCCGGTGATCGACGAGGCGGCGCGGCAGCGAGTGCTGGCGGCCGCCGACGGCAAAGTCCTCACCGGCGGCGGGAGCCCCGGCGGCGACGGCTGGTTCGCCTCGCCGACCGTCGTCACGGGGCTCGGCCAGGACGCGCCGCTCAACACCACCGAGGTGTTCGGCCCGATCTGCACGCTCACCGGGGTGTCCACTGTGGATGAAGCACTGCGGATGGCGAACTCCGGCACGTACGGTCTGGTCACCGCCTTGTACAGCAACGATCTCGACGCCGCCCTGTCCTTTGTGGACCAGTGCGAATCGGGCATGGTGAAGGTGAACGCGCCGACCAGCGGGGTGGACTTCCACCTCCCGTTCGGCGGCGAAAAGGAATCCGGGTACGGCGGGCGGGAGCAGGGCAAGGCCGCGCTGCGCTTCTACAGCTCGTCCCGCACCGTCCAGCTCGGCTGA
- a CDS encoding amino acid permease: MATKPLTDRGLFRRKPIDDIEEPVNGDTGLKRVMGTWQLTALSLGGLVGAGVFSLSGVVANQLAGPGVLISFVLAVLASAAAALCYAEFTSLIPKAGSAYTYAYAVLGEVVGWLIGWDLLLEYTAIVAVVAIGVSGYLSYLVQQLGFDLPDWMLGAPGTGSGHRIDLFAMLMCLLLAWILNRGAKSSARVETALVVMKVVLVLVVVVAGAFHIKGGNYTPFLPYGIGGAVTGAATAFFAVYGYDAMSAAAEETDDARKKMPKAILLSLGIATVIYVLVCVVLLGMQNYRDIDTQSPFSSALAAVGLPSLAIVVAVGAVLGITTSMFANMLAVTRVWFAMSRDGLLPKWFAKTHPVRKVPSRVTWIVGVVSALIAGLLPIREAAELTNIGILAAFMVVSIAVVVLRRRQPDLPRGFRCPWVPFVPAVGVAFSVWLVSQLDWVTWSRFLGWLVVGLVLYAGYGYRRSAMSGTPRK; the protein is encoded by the coding sequence ATGGCAACGAAGCCGCTCACCGACCGCGGCCTGTTCCGCCGCAAGCCCATCGACGACATCGAAGAACCCGTGAACGGCGACACCGGGCTGAAACGGGTGATGGGCACCTGGCAGCTCACCGCGCTCAGCCTCGGCGGGCTCGTCGGCGCGGGCGTGTTCTCCCTCTCCGGGGTGGTCGCGAACCAGCTCGCCGGGCCGGGCGTGCTCATCTCGTTCGTGCTCGCGGTGCTCGCCAGCGCGGCGGCCGCGTTGTGCTACGCCGAATTCACCAGCCTCATCCCCAAGGCCGGATCCGCCTACACCTACGCCTACGCGGTGCTCGGCGAGGTCGTCGGCTGGCTGATCGGCTGGGACCTGCTGCTGGAGTACACCGCGATCGTGGCCGTGGTCGCGATCGGCGTCTCGGGGTACCTCTCGTACCTGGTGCAGCAGCTCGGATTCGACCTGCCCGACTGGATGCTCGGCGCGCCGGGGACCGGGTCGGGGCACCGGATCGACCTGTTCGCGATGCTGATGTGCCTGCTGCTCGCGTGGATCCTCAACCGGGGAGCCAAATCCTCGGCCAGGGTCGAGACCGCGCTCGTGGTGATGAAGGTGGTGCTCGTACTCGTCGTGGTCGTCGCGGGCGCCTTCCACATCAAGGGCGGCAACTACACGCCGTTCCTGCCGTACGGGATCGGCGGGGCGGTGACGGGCGCGGCGACGGCGTTCTTCGCGGTGTACGGCTACGACGCGATGAGCGCGGCCGCTGAGGAGACCGACGACGCGCGCAAGAAGATGCCGAAGGCGATCCTGCTTTCGCTCGGCATCGCGACCGTGATCTACGTGCTGGTGTGCGTGGTCCTGCTCGGCATGCAGAACTACCGCGACATCGACACGCAGAGCCCGTTCTCGAGCGCGCTGGCCGCGGTCGGGCTGCCGTCGCTGGCGATCGTGGTCGCGGTCGGCGCGGTACTGGGCATCACCACCTCGATGTTCGCGAACATGCTGGCGGTGACCAGGGTCTGGTTCGCGATGAGCCGCGACGGCCTGCTGCCGAAGTGGTTCGCGAAGACGCACCCGGTGCGCAAGGTGCCGAGCAGGGTGACCTGGATCGTCGGGGTGGTCTCGGCGCTGATCGCGGGGCTGCTGCCGATCAGGGAGGCCGCGGAGCTGACCAACATCGGCATCCTCGCCGCGTTCATGGTGGTCTCGATCGCGGTCGTGGTGCTGCGGCGGCGGCAGCCGGACCTGCCGCGCGGGTTCCGCTGCCCCTGGGTGCCGTTCGTGCCCGCGGTGGGCGTCGCGTTCTCGGTGTGGCTGGTCAGCCAGCTGGACTGGGTGACCTGGTCGCGGTTCCTCGGCTGGCTCGTAGTCGGCCTCGTCCTCTACGCGGGCTACGGCTACCGGCGCTCGGCCATGTCCGGCACGCCCCGAAAGTGA
- a CDS encoding ABC transporter substrate-binding protein: MPVKNRFPRPRTLIVLLLGALCACGGPSGVPDDTKAAAGNYAPVTVSDCGGRQASFTAPPKRVVALTNSVLEILFWLGVQDKVVGIGSPPKPGTFPPRFEPDLAKIPKLAGEYAPGSYKPVPREQLAAARPDFVVGGFSSNFDSNGATSQQELAEEKIPSYLAVSTSCAAAAKSALTGLDLVYRDIDSLGKVFGVPDRAAKLIADMRRRTDGVTAKLGGAAPVSVFPFEFDEGTQTPYAPGNRQGVNPVITLAGGRSVFSDLDKAYQKVSWEQVAQRAPEAILLIVYDKGVKADTDAEFAKAEQFVRTFPGLSGTPAVKQGRFARLVYEEGSNGGVRNADAVVSLAHQLHPDRVR, translated from the coding sequence ATGCCGGTGAAGAACCGTTTTCCCCGTCCCCGCACCCTGATCGTGTTACTCCTCGGCGCGCTCTGCGCGTGCGGTGGCCCGTCCGGCGTACCGGACGACACCAAAGCCGCAGCGGGAAACTACGCTCCGGTCACCGTTTCCGACTGCGGTGGCAGGCAAGCCTCGTTCACCGCACCGCCGAAGCGCGTGGTCGCGCTGACCAACAGCGTGCTGGAAATCCTGTTCTGGCTGGGAGTTCAGGACAAAGTGGTCGGTATCGGCTCGCCCCCGAAACCGGGGACGTTCCCACCGCGGTTCGAACCGGACCTGGCGAAGATCCCGAAACTGGCAGGGGAATACGCGCCAGGCTCGTACAAACCCGTACCGCGCGAACAACTCGCCGCCGCGCGGCCCGATTTCGTGGTCGGCGGTTTCTCCTCGAACTTCGATTCGAACGGGGCGACCAGCCAGCAGGAACTGGCCGAGGAGAAGATCCCGTCCTATCTCGCGGTGAGCACCTCGTGCGCGGCCGCGGCGAAAAGCGCGCTGACCGGGCTCGACCTCGTCTACCGGGACATCGACAGCCTCGGCAAGGTGTTCGGCGTGCCGGACAGGGCCGCCAAGCTGATCGCCGACATGCGCCGGCGCACCGACGGCGTGACGGCGAAGCTCGGCGGCGCGGCCCCGGTCAGCGTGTTCCCGTTCGAGTTCGACGAAGGCACGCAAACCCCGTACGCGCCGGGGAACCGGCAGGGCGTCAACCCGGTGATCACGCTCGCGGGCGGCCGCAGCGTCTTCTCCGATCTCGACAAGGCGTACCAGAAGGTCAGCTGGGAGCAGGTCGCGCAGCGGGCCCCGGAGGCGATCCTGCTGATCGTCTACGACAAGGGCGTCAAGGCCGACACCGACGCCGAGTTCGCCAAGGCCGAGCAGTTCGTCCGCACCTTCCCCGGCCTGTCCGGCACTCCCGCGGTCAAACAGGGCAGGTTCGCCCGTCTGGTCTACGAAGAGGGTTCGAACGGCGGGGTGCGCAACGCCGACGCCGTGGTTTCGCTCGCGCACCAGCTCCATCCGGACCGCGTCCGGTGA